A stretch of the Amycolatopsis sp. BJA-103 genome encodes the following:
- a CDS encoding ANTAR domain-containing protein → MTQTDDTATALRELTETLTTNESVPAVLQRVCMWVVSLVPDATAASVTLIENGRPRTIATTDERIMDLDRAQYDADDGPCLHALRTVTTVRADAPEATRRWPEFADAAASAGIVTVLACALVLPDAGSTASSVDSVATMAGAVNVWSDQQGAFDPVEAALVTMFTGAVSAVVLTARRWERAAILAENLQTALTTRDVIATAKGIVMARREVDADEAFAWIIDLSQRTNRKIRDLAAVLVEDPTLVELA, encoded by the coding sequence ATGACGCAGACCGATGACACGGCGACCGCGTTGCGGGAGCTGACCGAGACCCTCACCACCAACGAATCCGTACCCGCCGTGCTCCAGCGAGTCTGCATGTGGGTGGTCTCGTTGGTGCCCGACGCCACCGCCGCGTCGGTGACGCTGATCGAGAACGGCCGGCCGCGCACGATCGCCACCACCGACGAACGCATCATGGATCTCGACCGTGCCCAGTACGACGCCGACGACGGGCCTTGCCTGCACGCCCTGCGCACCGTGACCACCGTCCGTGCCGACGCCCCCGAAGCCACGCGCCGGTGGCCAGAGTTCGCCGACGCCGCCGCCTCGGCCGGAATCGTGACTGTCCTGGCGTGTGCGCTGGTGCTGCCCGACGCCGGGTCCACGGCGTCTTCAGTGGATTCCGTCGCCACCATGGCGGGCGCGGTGAACGTCTGGAGCGATCAGCAGGGGGCGTTCGACCCGGTCGAAGCCGCGCTCGTCACCATGTTCACCGGCGCGGTCTCCGCGGTCGTGCTGACCGCGCGCCGCTGGGAACGTGCCGCGATCCTGGCCGAAAACCTACAGACTGCGCTGACCACCCGCGACGTCATCGCCACGGCCAAAGGCATCGTGATGGCCCGACGCGAAGTCGACGCCGACGAGGCCTTCGCCTGGATCATCGATCTCTCACAACGCACGAACCGCAAGATCCGCGACCTGGCCGCCGTCCTCGTCGAGGACCCGACCCTCGTCGAGCTCGCGTAG
- a CDS encoding chemotaxis protein CheB has protein sequence MGTADPYALRFPVIALVTSIGGIDALTRVLGPLSADLPAAVIVAQHLSPDRTSHLTDILRNRTALRVQHAVDGDELIPGTVLVAPAARHLLVTPDARIGLLDTGALPPARPSADLLLATLAVTCGPRALAVVLTGSGTDAQAGVRAISHCGGTVFAQNEASSESFGMPGAAIATGLVRDVLALSDIAAAIQAHVRTP, from the coding sequence ATGGGCACAGCTGATCCTTACGCGTTGCGGTTCCCGGTCATCGCGCTGGTGACCTCCATTGGCGGGATCGACGCCCTCACCCGGGTCCTTGGCCCACTCTCGGCCGATCTGCCCGCCGCCGTGATCGTCGCGCAGCATCTGAGCCCCGATCGGACCAGCCACTTGACTGACATCCTCCGGAATCGGACGGCGTTACGTGTGCAGCACGCCGTCGATGGCGACGAGCTGATTCCCGGCACGGTGCTCGTGGCCCCCGCGGCACGACATCTGCTGGTGACCCCCGATGCGCGGATCGGGCTGCTCGACACCGGAGCTCTGCCTCCGGCCCGCCCGTCGGCCGACCTCCTGCTGGCCACCCTCGCTGTTACCTGTGGCCCCCGTGCGCTGGCCGTGGTGCTTACCGGAAGCGGCACCGACGCCCAGGCCGGGGTCCGTGCCATCTCTCACTGCGGAGGTACGGTGTTCGCCCAGAACGAAGCCTCGTCCGAAAGTTTCGGCATGCCCGGTGCCGCGATCGCCACCGGTCTGGTTCGCGATGTGCTGGCCCTGTCCGATATCGCCGCCGCCATTCAGGCACACGTCCGCACACCCTGA